In Magnolia sinica isolate HGM2019 chromosome 12, MsV1, whole genome shotgun sequence, a single genomic region encodes these proteins:
- the LOC131220746 gene encoding pentatricopeptide repeat-containing protein At1g09900: MHKTLFRCQKSNLLIQFHTCIHSRNMKSTNAPKDHLFAPKNSSKNAIFFSYISSGSRNPNPSSGGRCDLDGIRKLGGELEGIEEDDGDEDGKGFGGVGFSANPNPNLGSQNQKRSGFDDVEKWGIEIGKEEEEEGEEGRGSRVLGFLENPNLNPNLGTQFGEIDDSNVDEDSDGEINEEVDDDNDDDNFKVLELFDQNKVKKEEIRTIEDEYDESRHPLVREICRLIEHRHVWDPKLEGELRHLLRSLKPQQVCAVLRLQADGRVALNFFHWADRQWRYRHAVEVYYAMLEVLSKTKLCQGSRRVLRLMARRGIKCRPEAYGYVMVSYSRAGKLRSAMRVLNLMQKAGCEPDLSICNTAMHVLVMANRLEKALRFLDRMQRVGISPDVVTFNCLIKGLCNVHRVEDALDLIEEMPFKGCLPDKISYYTVMVFLCKEKRIREVREILEKMLKDSGLLPDQVTYNTLIHVLSKHGHADEALGFLRESKEKGFRVDKVGYSAVVHSFCQDGRMDEAKEVVNEMFLKGCIPDVVTYSAVVNGFCRIGRIDQARKMLLQMYKHGCKPNTVSYTALLNGLCRIGNSSEAREMLNASEEEWWTPNAITYSVVMHGLRREGKLAESCDLVMQMIKNGFFPTPAEINLLIHALCREGKAGHAKTFMEECLSKGCAINVVNFTTLIHGFCCEGDLESALSLLDDMYLSNRHPDVVTYTTVIDALGKKGRLEEATELTNKMLKKGVVPTPVTYRTVIHRYCENGRVEELLKLLEKMLLRQEFRTAYNQVIEKLCRFGKLEEAYKLLGKVLRTASKVDADTCHMLMESYLSRGIPSSSYKVACRMFQRNLIPDMKLCRKVSEQLKLEGKSGEAERLMLCFVERGCLSPPYL; the protein is encoded by the coding sequence ATGCATAAAACTCTTTTTCGATGTCAGAAATCCAATCTTTTAATCCAATTCCACACATGCATTCATAGCAGAAACATGAAGTCTACAAATGCCCCCAAAGATCATTTATTTGCCCCAAAAAATAGCAGTAAAAATGCCATATTTTTCTCATATATCTCATCTGGAAGTCGTAACCCTAACCCTAGTTCGGGTGGAAGATGTGATTTAGATGGCATTAGGAAATTGGGTGGAGAACTCGAAGGAATTGAAGAAGATGACGGAGATGAAGATGGAAAGGGGTTTGGGGGTGTGGGGTTTTCtgcaaaccctaaccctaatttgggTTCCCAAAATCAGAAAAGATCTGGTTTTGATGATGTTGAGAAATGGGGCATAGAAattgggaaagaagaagaagaagaaggggaggaAGGCAGGGGGTCTAGGGTTTTGggtttccttgaaaaccctaacctcaaTCCTAATTTGGGAACCCAATTTGGGGAAATTGACGATTCTAATGTTGACGAGGATTCGGATGGAGAAATCAATGAAGAAGTCGATGACGACAATGATGATGACAATTTCAAGGTTTTGGAGTTGTTCGATCAGAACAAggtgaaaaaagaagaaattaggACAATTGAAGATGAATATGATGAATCTAGACACCCTTTAGTTAGAGAGATTTGTAGATTAATTGAACATCGGCATGTGTGGGACCCGAAGCTCGAGGGTGAACTACGACACCTACTGAGAAGCCTCAAGCCCCAACAAGTCTGTGCGGTCCTCCGATTGCAGGCTGATGGGCGGGTTGCATTGAATTTCTTCCACTGGGCTGATCGGCAATGGCGGTATCGGCATGCAGTTGAGGTGTATTATGCCATGCTTGAGGTCCTTAGTAAGACAAAGCTGTGCCAGGGCTCAAGGCGGGTCCTCCGGTTGATGGCCCGCCGGGGGATCAAGTGCCGGCCCGAAGCGTACGGGTATGTGATGGTCTCGTATAGCCGGGCGGGCAAGCTCAGGAGTGCCATGAGGGTGTTGAACTTGATGCAGAAGGCTGGCTGCGAGCCCGACCTATCGATCTGTAACACTGCAATGCATGTTCTTGTGATGGCGAATCGATTGGAGAAGGCACTGAGGTTCTTGGATCGGATGCAACGGGTCGGGATCAGTCCTGACGTTGTCACGTTTAACTGCTTGATCAAGGGCCTTTGCAATGTGCATCGAGTTGAAGATGCTCTGGATTTGATTGAAGAAATGCCATTCAAAGGATGTTTGCCTGATAAGATTAGTTACTACACAGTCATGGTTTTTTTATGCAAAGAGAAACGGATtagagaagtgagagagattttGGAGAAGATGTTGAAAGACAGCGGTTTGTTACCGGACCAGGTTACGTACAATACGTTGATCCATGTGCTTTCAAAGCATGGTCATGCAGATGAAGCTCTTGGGTTCTTGCGAGAATCCAAAGAGAAGGGTTTTCGGGTTGATAAGGTGGGGTACAGTGCAGTGGTCCACTCGTTTTGCCAGGATGGGCGGATGGATGAAGCGAAAGAAGTTGTGAATGAGATGTTCTTGAAGGGTTGCATTCCAGATGTGGTGACTTACAGTGCAGTTGTCAATGGGTTTTGTAGGATCGGGAGAATTGATCAAGCAAGAAAGATGCTCCTGCAAATGTACAAGCACGGCTGCAAGCCGAACACTGTATCATACACCGCGTTGTTAAATGGGCTGTGCCGAATTGGGAATTCGTCTGAAGCGAGAGAGATGCTAAATGCGAGTGAGGAGGAGTGGTGGACCCCGAATGCCATCACGTACAGTGTTGTGATGCACGGGCTCCGTAGGGAAGGAAAATTGGCCGAATCCTGTGATTTAGTCATGCAGATGATAAAAAATGGCTTTTTCCCAACCCCAGCTGAAATCAATTTGCTAATTCATGCACTCTGCCGGGAGGGGAAGGCGGGCCACGCCAAGACATTTATGGAGGAGTGTTTGAGCAAGGGCTGTGCCATTAATGTGGTGAATTTCACCACTTTAATTCATGGGTTCTGTTGTGAAGGTGACTTGGAGTCTGCACTCTCGTTATTAGACGACATGTATCTAAGTAACCGACACCCGGATGTTGTAACATACACGACTGTGATCGATGCACTGGGAAAGAAAGGTAGATTAGAAGAGGCGACCGAGCTTACAAACAAAATGCTTAAGAAGGGTGTGGTCCCCACACCTGTGACATATAGGACCGTCATACATCGGTATTGCGAGAATGGTAGAGTGGAAGAGTTATTAAAGCTGTTAGAGAAGATGCTATTGAGGCAGGAGTTTAGGACCGCATATAATCAGGTTATTGAGAAGCTTTGTAGATTTGGGAAGCTGGAGGAGGCCTATAAGCTCTTAGGAAAGGTCTTGAGGACCGCTTCGAAAGTTGATGCCGATACATGCCACATGCTTATGGAGAGTTATCTGAGTAGAGGGATTCCTTCATCATCTTATAAAGTGGCTTGTCGAATGTTTCAGCGGAATTTGATCCCAGACATGAAACTATGTAGGAAAGTAAGTGAGCAATTGAAGTTAGAAGGGAAGTCTGGTGAGGCGGAGAGGCTTATGCTCTGTTTTGTTGAAAGGGGCTGCCTTTCACCCCCGTATTTATAG